In the Desulfosporosinus acidiphilus SJ4 genome, ATTGGGTAAATTCACGAAGCAACCTCTCCTATTAAATCGTAACTATCCGCCTCAAGGATACGTACTTTAATCATGTCCCCTACCTGAAGTGAGATTTTCGCACTCGTTTTGTTAATATATACCTGGCCATCAATTTCCGGAGCATCTCCTTCTGTTCGCCCGATCCAGCGTCCGTCAGGAAGTTCCTGTTCCAGCAGCACTGTTATCATTTGGTTTACCCAGCGTTGCTGCCTTTGCCGGGATATTTCTTGCTGAATCTGCATAAGATGATCCCTTCGTCGCTCGCGTTCTTCCAGAGGTATTTGATCCTCTCTTTGCCCGGCAGGCGTATTTTCTTCCTGGGAATAAGCAAAAACTCCAAGGCGGTCAAACTGTACTCGCTGAACAAATTCAACCAGAGCTTTAAATTCTTGCTCCGTCTCTCCCGGAAATCCTGTAATCATCGTAGTGCGAAGAGTAAGTTCCGGCATAGCCGATCGTAACTTTTTTATTAATGCTTCGGCCCGTTCAATGGTTCCTTGGCGATTCATTTCTCGAAGAATTTTATTATCAGCGTGCTGCAGCGGCAAATCAATGTATTTGCATATCTTTGGTTCCTGACGCATGGTTTCGATGAGTTCATCTGTAAAACGTTCAGGGTAACAATACATTAACCGGATCCACTCAATTCCTTCGATCTGCGCAAGTTGGCGAAGCAGCTGCGGCAAAACTAATTTCCCCTCTAAGTCTTGTCCATATCGTGTGGTATCCTGGGCCATAACCATAATTTCCTTAACACCCTGAGCTGCCATCTCCCGAACCTCACGAATCACCGATTCTTGGGGACGACTGCGAAAATGTCCGCGCACATGGGGAATCACACAATACGTACAAAAATTGTCACAGCCTTCAGCCACTTTAACATAGG is a window encoding:
- the rimO gene encoding 30S ribosomal protein S12 methylthiotransferase RimO; amino-acid sequence: MTKKVAVVTLGCPKNQVDSEIMAGFLAQNYALTEEPEAADIIVVNTCTFIDSAKEESIETIFEMAGYKQSAKCKTLIAAGCLAQRYGPELMQEIPELDGVIGTGNVDEITTIVQAAGEKRTNLIKIGPPNFLHHELMPRKRSTPNYLAYVKVAEGCDNFCTYCVIPHVRGHFRSRPQESVIREVREMAAQGVKEIMVMAQDTTRYGQDLEGKLVLPQLLRQLAQIEGIEWIRLMYCYPERFTDELIETMRQEPKICKYIDLPLQHADNKILREMNRQGTIERAEALIKKLRSAMPELTLRTTMITGFPGETEQEFKALVEFVQRVQFDRLGVFAYSQEENTPAGQREDQIPLEERERRRDHLMQIQQEISRQRQQRWVNQMITVLLEQELPDGRWIGRTEGDAPEIDGQVYINKTSAKISLQVGDMIKVRILEADSYDLIGEVAS